A segment of the Promicromonospora sukumoe genome:
TTCGACGCGCAGGTGGACGACGTCGTGACTTCGTCGGCGGACCTGTTCGCCTCGCCGCAGGCGCGAGCCGCCATGGAGAAGCTGCTGGCGCGCTGAGCCGCGGGTTCCCCGGCGCCGGGGGCGGGCGACGTCGGGACGGGAACGGTCGCGGGGTGACTGTGCGAATCCGGGGTGTGTTGCTCTGCGTCGACAATGTCTACGCAGAGCAACCGACCTCGATCGCGTACACATTCCCCGGCGCCGGCTGCGACGGGGCGGGCCGCGACGGTGTTGGATGGGGGCGTGGCTACCCGGATCTCCCAGCGCAACGCACGCTTCCAGCAGCTCCAGACCCTCGTGACGAACCGCAACAAGCGGCACCGCGCGGGCGAGTTCCTGGTGCAGGGCGTGCGGCCCCTCACGATGGCCGTCGAGCACGGCTGGGAGGTGCGCGCCCTGCTGTACGACGGCGAGCGCCGGCTCTCGCAGTGGGCCCGGGACCTGCTCGCGGCGCACCCGCACACCGAGCACGTCAAGATGGCGCCCGACCTGCTGGCGGAGCTAGCCGAGAAGGAGGATGCCGAGCTGCTCGCGGTCATCGCGATGCGGCCCGACGACCTGGACCGCATCGAGGCGGGGCCCGACTTCCTCGGCGTCGTGTTCGACCGGCCCACGCAGCCGGGCAACATCGGCGCGGTCGTGCGGTCGGCCGACGCGTTCGGCGCCCACGGCGTGATCACCACGGGGCACGCCGCCGACGCCTACGACCCCAAGTCGGTGCGGGCCAGCACGGGGTCGTTCTTCGCGACGCCGGTGGTGCGCTCCCCCTCCACGGCGGAGGTCATGGAGTGGGTGACGGCGCGTCGGGCCGCCGGGCTGCCCCTAGTGGTGGTGGCTACGGACGAGCACGGCGACGCCGACGTCTCCGCCTACGACCTGACCCAGCCCGTGCTGCTGCTGGTGGGCAACGAGACCACGGGGCTGCCCCAGTCGTGGCGCGACGCCGCGGACGTGACGCTGAGCATCCCGATGACGGGATCGGCGAGCTCGCTCAACGCCGCGAACGCGGCCACGGTGGTCCTCTACGAGGCCCGCCGCCAGCGCCTGGCGAAGTAGGCCGTCGCTGGCCGAGCGCACTACACCGCTGGTCGAGCTTGTCGAGACCCGGTGAGGTCTCGACAAGCTCGACCAGCGAAGCCACTCGACCAGCGTGGGGTCAGAGCTCGATCGAGAGCATGCGGCTGCCCGTCGTCTTGGTGTAGCCCAGGCTCGCGTACAGGCCGTGGGCGCCGCTCGGGTTGGCCGTGTCGACGTCGAGCGCCGCGTACTCCATGCCGTCGGCGGCGAAGGCCCGCATGCCCGCCGCGAGCGCCGCGAGCGCGGCCTTGCGGCCCCGGTAGGAGCGGCGCGCGCCGAGGATGTCGGTGTACCCGAACGAGTACCCGCGCAGCGCGAAGTCCTCGGGGTAGTGGCCGGCGAGCGAGTAGCCGACGACGAACGGCTCGCCCGCCCGGAGCGCGGCGGCGGTCTCGGGCTCGATGTCGGGCGAGGCGAGCAGGGCGTCGACGTCGGGGGCGTCGTCGAGCACGACGAACGACCACTGCGGTGCGAAGCCGGCGCGCTCGGCCCACTGCTCGCGGGTCTGCGGCTGGCTGCCCCAGTGGTCGCGGAACGCGTCGTTGTGCGCGAGGCGCGTGGCCTCGTCGAGCGCCTCGGACCACGAGGCGAGCCGCAGCGACCCGGTGAGGGCCACCTCGGGCACGGGAGCGGCGTCGGGCCCGGTCAGGGGGCGCGCGAGGTCGGAGTAGTAGCGGCGCACCTCCATGCCGGCCCGCTCGTAGAGGCGCTGCTTGCTCGCGGGCCCGTCGTCCTCGGCGAACACCGCGATGCGGGCGGGCACGTCCTTGCCCGACGCCGCCAGGAGCTGCCGGGCGCGGCCGATCGACCAGGCCAGCACCTCGCGGCCGATGCCCTCGCCGCGGCGGTCGGGGTGCACGCCGCCCCAGGTGAAGGAACGCACCGTGGTGACGTCGCCGGGCGGGCTGGCGACGTATCCCCAGGCCACGAGGGTGCCGTCGGCGTCGAAGCCGAGCAGGGAGTCGCGGGTCATGTCGCGCCAGGTGCCGTCGAAGATCTCCTCGATCTCCTCGGCGGTCTCGACGTAGGGCTCGGCGTCGGCGCGGGCGATGAGGTTGCGCAGGGCGAGCCAGACGGGCACGTCCTCGCGGGTGGCGGGGCGCCAGGTGAGGCCGCCCGCCGTCGGCACGGTCGGGGTCGCCGGGGCGGCGGCGCGCTCGGCGATCGGGGCGAGGGCGGTCTGGGCAGGGTTGGTCACCGCGGGGTTGGTCGCGGCCGGGTCGTCGGTCTCGGTGCTCATGGTGCTTCCTTCAGGGGTTCAGGTCGGGTGGTGCGAAGTCCGGTGCGGCTCACAGCTCGGTGCCGTCACAGTTCGATGGCGTACAGCGTCGAGCCCTCGCTCTTGGTGTAGCCCAGCCGCGTGTAGAGGGCGGGCGCGCCGGTCGGGTTGTCGGTGTCGACGTCGAGCTCGGCGTGCTGCATGCCGTCGTCGGCGAACACACGCAGGGCGTGGGTCAGGAGCGCGACGGCGATACGGCGTCCGCGGTAGGCGCGGCGCACGCCGAGCAGCTCGGTGTAGCCGGCGGTGTAACCCTGCGTGGCCCAGTCGTGCTCGTACCGCCCGGCCCGGTGCAGGCCGACGACGTACGGCGTGCCGGGCGCGACCGTCGTGTCCCCCGGGGCCTCGTGCTCGGAGCCCGGGTAGCGCACCGACTCGTCGACCACGACGAACGACCAGTCCCGCGCGAACGAGCTGCGGTGCGCCCGCCAGGACTCGGCGGTGCGCGGCTGGCTGCCCCAGTGGTCGCGGAACGCGTCGTTGCGGGCCAGGCGGGCGGCGTCCTCCAGGGCGTCGGTCCACGGGACCAGGCGCAGCGGCGGCTCCAGGCCGACGGCGGGGACGGGCGCGGCGAGGTCGCGCAGCAGGTTGGCGTAGTAGCGCACGGGCTCGAACCCGCCGGCACGCAGCAGGTCGCGCCGCTCGGGCGGGTCCGTGTCCAGCAGGTCCACGGCGATCCGCGCGGGCAGGCCGGCCAGCCGCGGGTCGCCGTCCGACGCCGCGAGCACCTGCCGCGCGCGGCCGGACGCCCAGGCGAGCAGCTCGGTGCCGATGCCCTCGCCGCGGCGGTCGGGGTGGACGCCGCCGTGCAGCCAGACCCGGAGCAGGCCCGCGCCGTCGGTGGGGAACTGCTCGGCGTGGGCGTACGCGAGCGGCGTGCCGTCGGCGTCGAGGCCGACCAGCGTGTCCGCCGTCTCGTACGCGGGGGCGCCGAAGGTCTCGGCGATCTCCTCGGCGGGCGTGAACCAGTCGCGGCCGTCGGCCTCCTGGACGGCGCGCATCAGCGCCGCCAGCGCGGGCACGTCCGCCGGCGTCCACGGGCGCCACGTGAGGCCGCCCGCGGTCGGGGGCGTCAGGACGGACGGTGCGGCGGCGCGGTCGCCGATGGTCGCGCGCACGGGAGGGGACATGCCGCCACGCTAGGCGAGACGGGTGCCGTCCTCCACGGGATTTTCGGTCCCGGTGCGGGTGAGAACGCGGGGCTACGCGCTCGCGGACGCCAGCAGCGCGAGCTTGTCGGCGTCGTCGGACCCGGTGTCGGGGTGGTAGACGACGAGCATCAGGTGCTCCGCCCCGCCGATTCCGAGCCGCTCCCGGTTGACGGTCAGCTCGCCGACCTGCGGGTGGGCGATCCGCAGCGGGGTGCCGCGCTGCCCGCGCACCTCGTGGCGCGCCCAGAGCTCGCGGAACCGGGCGCTGGCCGAGAGCTCGCCGGTGAGCTCGACGAACCGCGGGTCGTCGGTGTCGGTGCCCGCGGACTGCCGCAGGCTGGCCACGAAGCACTCCGTGACGCTCGCCCACTCCGGGTAGAGCGCCTGGGCGGCCGGGTCGAGGAACAGGTCGCGGAGCTGGTTGCCGCCCACGTCCAGGCGCGGGTCGACGGCGCGGGCCAGCGCGTTGGAGGCCACGACGTCGAAGTACCGGCCCTCGATGAACGCCGGCTGCACCAGGGAGTCCAGGAGCTTGCGCGCGCCGTCGGGCACGGGCTCCTCCCCCGGCCGGTGCCCGCGCTGCCGGACGCGCTGTCCGGGGGCGTCGGCGACGAGCGTGCGCAGGTGGGCGAAGTGGGCGTCGTCGAGGTGGAGCACGCGCGCCAGCGCCTGAAGGACCTGCACGGACGGGTTGCGGTCGCGTCCGCGCTCCAGCCGCAGGTAGTAGTCGGCGCTGATGCCGGCGAGCATCGCGACCTCCTCGCGGCGCAGCCCGGGCACGCGGCGCACGCCGGTCCCGGGCAGGCCCGCCTGCCCGGGCGTGACCAGCTCGCGCCGGGCCCGCAGATAGGCGCCCAGGGGGTTGGTCGCATCCCGCAGAGGGGGTCCTGCCGCACCCTGGTCTCGTCCGGGTCCTGGCTGGTCGGTTCGGCCGCTCATAGCGTGTCCAACGGCCTGACCGGGCCGCATATTTCGGGAGGACACCGCATGACCGTCACGCTGATCACCGGGGCCAACAAGGGCATCGGCTACGAGACCGCCCGCCAGCTCCTGGCGCTGGGCCACGACGTCTGGATCGGCGCCCGCGACGCCGGGCGCGGGGAGAAGGCCGCCGCCGAGCTGGGCGCGCGGTCCGTCCAGCTCGACGTGACCGACGACGCCTCCGTGGCCGCCGCGCTCGCGACCATCGACGCCGCGGCCGGCCGCCTCGACGTACTCGTGCACAACGCGGGCATCCTGGAGACGGGGCTCGACGGCCCCACCGCGCTGCGGTCGTTCGACACCAACGCGGTGGGCATCGTGCGGGTCACCGAGGCGGCCCTGCCGCTGCTGCGCCGGTCGGACAGCCCCAACGTGGTGACCGTGTCCAGCAGCGGCGGGTCGTTCTGGGCCGTGACCAACCCCGACCGGCCGGAGTTCAGCCTGCCGGTCGCGCTGTACGCGGCGTCGAAGGCGGCGGCCACCATGCTGACCGTCCAGTACGCCAAGGCGCACCCCGGCATCCGGTTCAACGCCCTGGAGCCGGGCACGACCGCCACCGACATGACGGCGTCGTTCGGCATCGGCCGGTCGCCCGAGCAGAGCGCCGCCGTCGTCGGGCGACTGGCGACGCTCGGCCCGGACGGACCGACCGGGACCCTCCAGGACGAGAACGGGACGCTCGCCTTCTAGAGCCGGCCCGCGCTCAGGCCAGGTCCGCGAGCTCCTTCTCGAACCGGGTGCGGAGCGCCGCCTTCTCGGCGGGCGGCAGCCAGGCCGCCTCGACGCCGGCCAGCGCCATCTGGCGCAGCCGCTCGTCCGGCACGGCGAGGTCGTGGGCGAGGATGCGGTACTCGCCGGCGAGCGTGGTGGGGAACATCCCCGGGTCGTCGGACGCCGGGATCACGTTGAGCCCCGCGTCCAGCATCGCGGCGATGGAGGCACGCCGCCACGGCCGCCAGGAGCGGCGCGACGTCGTCGAGATGACCGTGAACGGCACCTGCTCGTCGCGCACGCGGGCCACGACGTCGTCGTCCTGCAGGACGAAGTAGCCGTGGTCGATGCGGTCGCAGCCGAGCAGGTCCAGGCAGGTGATCGTGTTGACCGCGACCGGGGCGTGCTCGGACGAGTGCGCCGTGCGGCCCAGGCCCGCCTCCCCGGCGAGCCGGTAGGCGGCGGCGAACCGCTCGGGCGGGCCCGCCGTCTCCAGGTTGTCCAGGCCGATGCCCGCGACGTACTCGTGCGGGTGGTCGACGACGGTGCGCACGCGCTCCAGCGCGTCCTCGCCGGAGCCGGACCGGTCGATCGCGGCGATGAGCCGGCCCGACATGCCGAAGTCGCGCTCCGCCATGCGGATGCCCTCGGCGTACGCCTCGACGGAGCCGAGGTAGCCCAGCGAGGCCAGGTGCTCGGG
Coding sequences within it:
- a CDS encoding GNAT family N-acetyltransferase encodes the protein MSTETDDPAATNPAVTNPAQTALAPIAERAAAPATPTVPTAGGLTWRPATREDVPVWLALRNLIARADAEPYVETAEEIEEIFDGTWRDMTRDSLLGFDADGTLVAWGYVASPPGDVTTVRSFTWGGVHPDRRGEGIGREVLAWSIGRARQLLAASGKDVPARIAVFAEDDGPASKQRLYERAGMEVRRYYSDLARPLTGPDAAPVPEVALTGSLRLASWSEALDEATRLAHNDAFRDHWGSQPQTREQWAERAGFAPQWSFVVLDDAPDVDALLASPDIEPETAAALRAGEPFVVGYSLAGHYPEDFALRGYSFGYTDILGARRSYRGRKAALAALAAGMRAFAADGMEYAALDVDTANPSGAHGLYASLGYTKTTGSRMLSIEL
- a CDS encoding GNAT family N-acetyltransferase: MSPPVRATIGDRAAAPSVLTPPTAGGLTWRPWTPADVPALAALMRAVQEADGRDWFTPAEEIAETFGAPAYETADTLVGLDADGTPLAYAHAEQFPTDGAGLLRVWLHGGVHPDRRGEGIGTELLAWASGRARQVLAASDGDPRLAGLPARIAVDLLDTDPPERRDLLRAGGFEPVRYYANLLRDLAAPVPAVGLEPPLRLVPWTDALEDAARLARNDAFRDHWGSQPRTAESWRAHRSSFARDWSFVVVDESVRYPGSEHEAPGDTTVAPGTPYVVGLHRAGRYEHDWATQGYTAGYTELLGVRRAYRGRRIAVALLTHALRVFADDGMQHAELDVDTDNPTGAPALYTRLGYTKSEGSTLYAIEL
- a CDS encoding helix-turn-helix domain-containing protein, whose protein sequence is MSGRTDQPGPGRDQGAAGPPLRDATNPLGAYLRARRELVTPGQAGLPGTGVRRVPGLRREEVAMLAGISADYYLRLERGRDRNPSVQVLQALARVLHLDDAHFAHLRTLVADAPGQRVRQRGHRPGEEPVPDGARKLLDSLVQPAFIEGRYFDVVASNALARAVDPRLDVGGNQLRDLFLDPAAQALYPEWASVTECFVASLRQSAGTDTDDPRFVELTGELSASARFRELWARHEVRGQRGTPLRIAHPQVGELTVNRERLGIGGAEHLMLVVYHPDTGSDDADKLALLASASA
- a CDS encoding SDR family NAD(P)-dependent oxidoreductase; the encoded protein is MTVTLITGANKGIGYETARQLLALGHDVWIGARDAGRGEKAAAELGARSVQLDVTDDASVAAALATIDAAAGRLDVLVHNAGILETGLDGPTALRSFDTNAVGIVRVTEAALPLLRRSDSPNVVTVSSSGGSFWAVTNPDRPEFSLPVALYAASKAAATMLTVQYAKAHPGIRFNALEPGTTATDMTASFGIGRSPEQSAAVVGRLATLGPDGPTGTLQDENGTLAF
- a CDS encoding TrmH family RNA methyltransferase, translating into MATRISQRNARFQQLQTLVTNRNKRHRAGEFLVQGVRPLTMAVEHGWEVRALLYDGERRLSQWARDLLAAHPHTEHVKMAPDLLAELAEKEDAELLAVIAMRPDDLDRIEAGPDFLGVVFDRPTQPGNIGAVVRSADAFGAHGVITTGHAADAYDPKSVRASTGSFFATPVVRSPSTAEVMEWVTARRAAGLPLVVVATDEHGDADVSAYDLTQPVLLLVGNETTGLPQSWRDAADVTLSIPMTGSASSLNAANAATVVLYEARRQRLAK
- a CDS encoding adenosine deaminase family protein, translated to MSTETTSTDTTGTALDRMPKVDLHCHLIGTVRASTFAELARREGLDLPAEPERIFADINSLPPDPDLYRDTRIPVPQGRSADEPEVSYSLFQASRWVTQVLRDADDLTRITYEAFEAAHRTSATRHLEVSFDAVPEHLASLGYLGSVEAYAEGIRMAERDFGMSGRLIAAIDRSGSGEDALERVRTVVDHPHEYVAGIGLDNLETAGPPERFAAAYRLAGEAGLGRTAHSSEHAPVAVNTITCLDLLGCDRIDHGYFVLQDDDVVARVRDEQVPFTVISTTSRRSWRPWRRASIAAMLDAGLNVIPASDDPGMFPTTLAGEYRILAHDLAVPDERLRQMALAGVEAAWLPPAEKAALRTRFEKELADLA